Proteins from a single region of Runella sp. SP2:
- a CDS encoding DUF5703 domain-containing protein, which yields MKLKKRFFELFFFCSLVTSAQTPELNKYNVVWTKQSANSSESMPCGGGDIGLNVWTEKDEILFYLSRSGAFDENNVFPKFGRVRLRITPNLFQKATFKQELKLNEGYVEISSVKNKKKVLVKIWVDVFKPVVHVETESDEKLKVEAWYENWRDKDLTWTQPGQTKASLAFRDAPFQAVVRKDSVAFDGQNVLWYHRNRDESVFDFTVKQQKLDSVKSQLWNPLKNLTFGGWMGGSNFKTAGISQGKYVDTEFTAFKIESKQAAHKQELQIVLHIATAETIAQWKAGLEQIVQSSKSTQVADFEATKKWWNAFWRRSYIAINNHQKDSSSVAWQVGRNYNLFRYQLGCNAYGTYPTKFNGGMFTFDPSFTDKNAPFTPDHRDWGGGTHTAQNQRLVYFPMFRSGDFDMLPSQLNFYLRALKNAETRTKVYWGHNGASFTEQLEQFGLPLATSYGWKRPQNFPTGIEYNYWLEYLWDTQMEFCLMMLDLEKYNDQDISNYLPFVESCVTFFYEHYQWEATSRSRSAFADDGKLILYPSSGTETYKMAYNSSSTIAGLYSITKRLTELSDKYLSPEKRKHYEKVLKSIPDIPLKEKNGHLTIAPAEAWGRINNQEMPQLYPVYPWGMFGIGKPKLDVAINTWKYGADRAIQKNHISWHQDAIFCARLGLTEEATEITIKKLRDAPRRYPTFWGPGHDWVPDHNWGGSGMIGLQEMLLQTPDDKLYLFPAWPKNWDVQFKLHAPANTTVEGELRDGKVLSLKVTPESRAKDVILMIK from the coding sequence ATGAAATTGAAAAAGCGTTTTTTTGAATTGTTCTTTTTTTGCAGTTTGGTAACGAGTGCACAAACGCCAGAGTTAAATAAATACAACGTTGTTTGGACCAAACAAAGTGCCAATTCTTCCGAATCAATGCCTTGTGGCGGGGGCGATATTGGCCTCAACGTGTGGACGGAAAAGGACGAAATTTTGTTCTATTTATCACGCAGTGGGGCATTTGACGAGAACAATGTGTTTCCCAAATTTGGGCGTGTTCGCCTACGCATTACCCCCAATCTTTTTCAAAAGGCTACTTTTAAGCAAGAATTGAAGTTAAACGAGGGTTACGTAGAAATTTCTTCCGTAAAAAATAAGAAGAAAGTATTGGTGAAAATCTGGGTGGATGTCTTCAAGCCCGTCGTGCACGTAGAAACTGAAAGCGACGAAAAATTGAAAGTGGAAGCCTGGTACGAAAACTGGCGCGACAAAGACCTCACTTGGACGCAGCCAGGGCAAACCAAGGCGAGTTTGGCTTTCAGAGATGCCCCGTTTCAGGCGGTAGTGCGCAAGGATTCCGTGGCATTTGACGGTCAAAATGTGCTTTGGTACCACCGCAACCGTGACGAATCCGTTTTTGATTTTACGGTCAAACAACAAAAATTAGATTCCGTAAAAAGTCAATTATGGAACCCCCTCAAAAACCTGACTTTCGGCGGTTGGATGGGCGGGAGCAATTTCAAAACCGCAGGAATCAGCCAAGGCAAATACGTCGATACGGAGTTTACGGCTTTCAAAATAGAGAGCAAGCAAGCGGCCCACAAACAAGAGTTGCAAATTGTCTTACACATAGCCACTGCCGAGACGATTGCGCAGTGGAAAGCGGGGCTGGAACAAATCGTTCAGTCCTCAAAAAGCACCCAAGTAGCTGATTTTGAAGCTACTAAAAAATGGTGGAATGCTTTTTGGCGACGAAGCTATATCGCCATCAATAATCACCAAAAAGACAGCAGTTCGGTGGCTTGGCAGGTCGGGCGCAACTACAACCTGTTTCGCTATCAGTTGGGGTGCAATGCCTACGGGACTTACCCTACCAAGTTCAACGGCGGCATGTTTACTTTTGACCCGTCTTTCACGGACAAAAATGCGCCTTTTACCCCCGACCACCGCGATTGGGGAGGCGGAACCCATACCGCCCAAAACCAACGTCTGGTATACTTCCCGATGTTTAGAAGCGGTGATTTTGATATGTTGCCTTCCCAACTCAATTTTTATCTGAGGGCTTTAAAAAATGCCGAAACCCGTACCAAAGTGTATTGGGGGCACAATGGCGCATCGTTTACCGAACAATTGGAGCAGTTTGGGTTGCCGCTCGCTACTTCTTACGGCTGGAAACGTCCCCAAAACTTCCCTACTGGCATCGAATATAACTACTGGCTGGAGTACCTCTGGGATACGCAAATGGAGTTTTGTCTGATGATGCTCGACTTGGAAAAATACAACGACCAAGACATCAGCAACTACCTGCCGTTTGTGGAAAGCTGCGTTACTTTTTTTTACGAACATTACCAATGGGAAGCCACCTCCCGCAGTAGAAGCGCTTTTGCCGACGACGGTAAGCTCATTCTGTATCCGTCGTCAGGTACCGAAACCTACAAAATGGCCTACAATTCGTCTTCGACCATCGCAGGGTTGTACAGCATTACGAAGCGTTTGACGGAACTGTCGGACAAGTACCTTTCGCCCGAAAAGAGAAAGCACTACGAAAAAGTGTTGAAAAGCATTCCCGACATACCATTAAAGGAAAAAAACGGCCACCTGACCATTGCCCCTGCTGAGGCGTGGGGACGTATCAACAACCAAGAAATGCCCCAACTGTACCCCGTTTATCCTTGGGGAATGTTTGGCATTGGCAAACCTAAGCTCGACGTAGCCATCAATACGTGGAAATACGGCGCCGACCGAGCTATTCAGAAAAACCACATCAGTTGGCACCAAGACGCCATTTTTTGTGCAAGATTGGGCTTGACGGAAGAAGCCACCGAAATAACTATCAAAAAACTGAGGGATGCCCCGCGACGATACCCCACTTTTTGGGGGCCTGGTCACGACTGGGTTCCCGACCACAATTGGGGCGGTTCGGGCATGATTGGTTTGCAGGAGATGCTCCTCCAAACCCCCGATGACAAGCTGTATCTTTTTCCTGCATGGCCCAAAAACTGGGATGTGCAATTCAAACTGCACGCCCCCGCCAACACGACCGTCGAAGGGGAGTTGAGAGACGGGAAAGTACTTTCGCTCAAAGTGACGCCCGAATCGCGCGCCAAAGATGTGATTTTAATGATTAAATAA
- a CDS encoding glycoside hydrolase family protein yields the protein MRKLLIFSLLLGVLNANSQDLDFTKMIQPLPQTAKFEDNGYMVWCGSMVKGDDGKYYLFYSRWPQSKKHLAWVTDSEVAVAVANAPTGPYKFAKVVLPKRDKKYWDADVTHNPTIYKFGNKYYLYYMGNYGNGEWWDHRNHQRIGVAVADSPLGQWKRSNTPLVDTTTNAFDHLLTNNPSVAQRPDGTFLMVYKGVSNGKMPFGGRVLHGVAIANRPEGPFVKQPKPVFVKDTVKFAAEDPYIWFQEGKYWAIVKDMKGVFTNAGTSLALFESLDGLDWKPAKNILVSTLEIPWETGTEKVAKLERPQLYFENGKPKVLFCAVYVTETVNYNVAIPLK from the coding sequence ATGAGAAAATTGCTGATTTTTAGCCTTTTACTTGGGGTGCTAAACGCAAATTCCCAAGACCTTGATTTTACAAAAATGATTCAACCCTTGCCGCAAACGGCCAAGTTTGAAGACAACGGCTATATGGTTTGGTGCGGAAGCATGGTGAAAGGCGATGATGGTAAATATTACCTCTTTTACAGCCGATGGCCCCAAAGCAAAAAGCATTTGGCTTGGGTCACTGACAGCGAAGTAGCCGTGGCCGTAGCCAACGCCCCCACGGGGCCGTACAAATTTGCTAAGGTGGTTTTGCCCAAGAGAGATAAAAAGTATTGGGATGCCGACGTGACCCACAATCCCACAATTTATAAGTTTGGAAACAAATACTACCTCTACTACATGGGAAATTACGGCAACGGCGAGTGGTGGGATCACCGCAATCATCAGCGTATTGGTGTGGCTGTAGCCGATTCCCCTTTGGGGCAATGGAAACGTAGTAATACCCCTTTGGTGGACACCACTACCAATGCTTTCGACCATTTATTGACCAACAATCCATCCGTGGCTCAACGCCCCGACGGCACATTTTTGATGGTCTATAAAGGTGTCAGCAACGGTAAAATGCCTTTTGGCGGGCGGGTGCTGCACGGCGTAGCCATTGCCAACCGCCCCGAAGGGCCTTTTGTGAAGCAACCCAAACCCGTTTTTGTCAAAGATACGGTCAAATTTGCCGCCGAAGACCCCTACATCTGGTTTCAAGAAGGGAAATATTGGGCCATTGTCAAAGACATGAAAGGCGTTTTTACGAACGCAGGCACGAGTCTCGCCCTGTTTGAATCGCTCGATGGACTGGACTGGAAACCCGCCAAAAATATCCTTGTTTCGACCTTAGAAATCCCTTGGGAAACTGGAACAGAAAAAGTGGCTAAACTTGAACGACCCCAATTGTATTTTGAAAATGGCAAGCCAAAAGTCCTGTTTTGTGCCGTTTACGTGACCGAAACCGTGAATTATAACGTGGCTATCCCGCTAAAGTAG
- a CDS encoding alpha-L-fucosidase → MKKTSVILLLFLIAFNGIAQKNISKEQRLKWWQDAKMGLFVHWGPVSLIGKEISWSRNGYGKSKYDSLYLRFNPKQFNAKEWVKLAQAGGMKYLVLTSKHHDGFCLFDTKTTPYNIMNSPFGRDVCKELAQAAHEAGMPIGWYFSVADWKDPDCRNPKTNDIFANRVEEQVRELLTNYGKISLLWIDYEGSPSPIHPKRVFELARTLQPEIIINNRLEPFNPDESHARVGPYADYATPEGFVAGYGAVPWETCTNMGHQWAWRFNDTPRSLKESLHTLLRCVGGNGNLLFNIGPDSLGVFPKNFVARATEMGNWLNKNAEAVYQTKGGIYTPSKDYVSSYRGNKLYLHLLNNTGNEIKLPPMPANVKKASLLDGSTVSFVQTKAEVTLKLPQNGRDSIATIVTLLLDKPASQLGQIIPFTTTHSLAYGKKATASSALGAFLHDASAAFDDNPATHWKMGRRTDVDFEKYYGKDVHYQSEAAFNLFQNKGWIEVDLGTKQTVKQLKVSEAVYQKSQIKGFEIQYEKDGQWLTLAQDEKMGNWSKDISPVVAQKFRLVVLDSHGFAGIKEFQLF, encoded by the coding sequence ATGAAAAAAACATCCGTCATTCTCCTGCTTTTTCTAATTGCTTTTAACGGTATTGCTCAAAAAAACATTTCAAAAGAGCAGCGCCTAAAGTGGTGGCAAGATGCCAAAATGGGCTTGTTTGTTCACTGGGGACCCGTGTCACTGATTGGAAAAGAAATCAGTTGGTCGCGCAATGGCTACGGTAAAAGCAAGTACGATTCGTTGTATTTGAGATTTAACCCCAAACAATTCAACGCCAAAGAATGGGTAAAGTTGGCCCAGGCAGGGGGAATGAAGTACTTGGTTTTGACGTCAAAACACCACGACGGCTTTTGCCTTTTTGATACCAAAACCACGCCTTACAATATCATGAACAGCCCTTTTGGAAGGGATGTTTGCAAAGAACTTGCCCAAGCTGCCCACGAAGCGGGGATGCCCATTGGCTGGTATTTTTCGGTGGCCGACTGGAAAGACCCCGATTGTCGCAACCCCAAAACCAACGATATTTTTGCCAATCGAGTGGAGGAACAGGTGCGTGAATTGTTGACCAATTATGGCAAAATTAGCTTGTTATGGATAGATTACGAAGGCTCGCCCAGCCCAATTCACCCCAAAAGAGTGTTTGAGTTGGCGCGTACGTTACAGCCCGAAATCATCATCAACAATCGGCTTGAGCCTTTCAATCCAGACGAGTCGCACGCGCGGGTAGGGCCTTATGCCGACTATGCTACACCCGAAGGTTTTGTGGCGGGCTACGGTGCTGTGCCTTGGGAAACCTGCACCAACATGGGGCATCAATGGGCGTGGCGGTTCAATGATACGCCGCGCAGTTTGAAAGAATCATTGCATACGTTACTTCGGTGCGTGGGTGGAAACGGCAACCTTTTGTTCAACATCGGCCCCGACAGCTTGGGTGTTTTTCCCAAAAACTTTGTAGCACGGGCAACCGAAATGGGCAATTGGCTAAACAAAAACGCGGAAGCCGTTTACCAAACCAAAGGGGGGATTTATACGCCGTCAAAAGACTACGTGAGTTCGTACCGAGGAAATAAACTGTATTTGCATTTATTGAACAACACAGGCAATGAAATCAAACTCCCGCCCATGCCAGCCAACGTCAAAAAAGCCTCTTTATTAGACGGAAGCACTGTTTCATTCGTACAAACCAAAGCCGAAGTTACCCTGAAACTCCCCCAAAACGGACGCGATTCCATTGCTACCATTGTGACGCTTTTGTTGGATAAACCCGCTTCGCAATTGGGTCAAATTATTCCTTTTACGACCACTCATTCATTGGCGTACGGCAAAAAGGCAACGGCTTCGAGCGCGTTGGGGGCTTTTTTGCACGACGCATCGGCAGCTTTTGATGACAACCCCGCCACGCATTGGAAAATGGGGCGGCGTACCGACGTTGATTTTGAGAAGTATTATGGAAAAGACGTACACTATCAGTCAGAAGCGGCTTTCAATTTATTTCAAAATAAAGGCTGGATAGAAGTGGATTTGGGTACAAAACAAACGGTGAAACAGCTCAAAGTAAGTGAAGCGGTGTATCAAAAGTCCCAAATTAAAGGCTTTGAAATTCAGTACGAAAAAGACGGACAATGGCTGACGTTGGCGCAGGATGAAAAAATGGGCAATTGGAGTAAAGATATTAGCCCCGTGGTTGCCCAAAAGTTTCGGTTGGTAGTTTTAGATTCTCATGGTTTTGCAGGAATCAAGGAGTTTCAACTGTTTTGA
- a CDS encoding family 43 glycosylhydrolase, producing MLGKLRIRLFIYNLLFSAYAQDQTIKGKIADVLKNLFSLLFFCSCYFSDVFGQQPKLDKEGRLLSMDEVDISAMVQPIPERNIFSDPNFHIWCGSVTEGKNGKFYMFYSRWPIAQGHYAWVTSSEIALAVADKPEGPYKHLKVILPRRGSEYWDGTTTHNPAVIQHEGKYYLYYMGTTGNKEVKMPASMSDSNWWEYRNNQRIGVAIADDPEGTWKRFDKPVIDVSPDSTAFDALMMSNPAITVDDKGRAVLVYKQVAKNGTLRGGKVRFGVAFSNSLLGRFTKHDKPIFEASQGANSWMVAEDPFIWNYKGVLYAIVSDVAGFFSNKEAALVMLRSVDGINWNPTNYPKVAPLRLTFEDGRACDDKLERPCLYLEKGVPKLLFGAHGLEQRKYSANVAVPLKWNELSGQEIFIPQITGDWVRVYKPESDVFPGPDSKRFKTGVKYDNWQVNDHAIIKGADNRWHAIGITHPAVVAGPGELNPHEAEWLSFHAVSSKGTFKQNVTEFSWKDYPKILPPGERPGEIRENHAPHIIPYHGEYFMIYGPSPIRYATSSDLFAWKPKGELFSQTGGARDPSVMEYNGLYYMAYCSKQSIVARISADLLKWSEPITIFELPEGETGGPESPTIHYYKGSFYLLFCRWNAKLTTWTYQDKSFVYHSDNPLNFRNRQPVAEIQGHAPELFKDEDGDWWISSAERPFRGVSIAPVKWVQLKTKK from the coding sequence ATGCTAGGAAAATTACGAATACGGTTATTTATCTATAACCTGCTCTTCAGTGCCTATGCCCAAGACCAGACCATTAAGGGAAAAATTGCCGACGTGCTAAAAAATTTATTCTCACTTCTATTTTTTTGTTCATGTTACTTCTCGGACGTTTTTGGTCAGCAACCCAAATTAGATAAAGAAGGTCGTTTGTTGTCGATGGACGAGGTAGATATCAGTGCGATGGTACAGCCTATTCCTGAAAGAAATATTTTCTCTGATCCGAATTTTCACATTTGGTGTGGTTCTGTTACTGAAGGTAAAAACGGAAAGTTTTACATGTTTTACAGCCGCTGGCCGATAGCGCAAGGACATTATGCTTGGGTAACAAGTTCTGAAATAGCACTTGCAGTGGCTGATAAACCTGAAGGCCCATACAAACATCTAAAAGTAATTCTGCCGCGTCGCGGGTCTGAGTACTGGGATGGTACAACTACCCATAATCCAGCTGTTATTCAACACGAAGGAAAATATTACCTCTACTACATGGGAACAACGGGTAACAAAGAGGTAAAAATGCCCGCCTCAATGAGCGATTCCAATTGGTGGGAGTACCGAAATAATCAGCGTATAGGGGTGGCAATTGCTGATGATCCAGAAGGAACATGGAAACGTTTTGACAAACCTGTGATTGATGTTTCGCCCGATTCAACCGCCTTTGACGCCTTAATGATGTCAAACCCTGCCATTACGGTGGATGATAAAGGCCGTGCCGTGTTAGTTTACAAACAGGTTGCCAAAAATGGTACACTTCGGGGTGGCAAGGTGCGCTTTGGAGTGGCGTTTTCAAATTCACTGCTCGGGCGATTTACCAAACACGATAAACCTATTTTTGAGGCGTCTCAGGGGGCAAATAGTTGGATGGTTGCTGAAGACCCTTTTATCTGGAATTATAAGGGAGTACTGTATGCGATTGTTTCCGATGTTGCTGGCTTTTTTTCAAATAAAGAAGCAGCGTTAGTTATGCTCCGCTCGGTAGATGGGATTAATTGGAACCCCACCAACTATCCGAAAGTAGCGCCGTTGCGTTTGACTTTTGAGGATGGCCGTGCTTGCGACGATAAGTTGGAGCGTCCCTGTCTTTACTTAGAAAAAGGTGTTCCCAAATTACTCTTTGGGGCACACGGATTAGAGCAACGAAAGTACTCCGCCAACGTGGCTGTTCCCTTAAAATGGAATGAACTGTCAGGTCAGGAAATTTTTATACCCCAGATTACGGGAGATTGGGTACGTGTTTATAAACCAGAAAGTGATGTTTTTCCTGGTCCAGACTCAAAAAGGTTCAAAACAGGAGTAAAATACGACAACTGGCAGGTCAATGATCACGCAATCATTAAAGGGGCCGACAACCGCTGGCACGCCATCGGTATAACGCACCCCGCAGTTGTCGCTGGACCAGGCGAGTTAAACCCGCATGAAGCAGAATGGTTATCGTTTCATGCTGTTTCATCGAAGGGAACGTTTAAACAAAATGTGACCGAATTTTCGTGGAAGGACTACCCTAAAATTTTGCCTCCTGGCGAAAGACCTGGCGAAATTAGGGAAAACCATGCCCCCCACATCATTCCATACCATGGAGAGTATTTTATGATTTATGGGCCAAGTCCCATTCGGTATGCCACTTCTAGCGATTTGTTCGCGTGGAAACCCAAAGGTGAGTTATTCAGTCAAACGGGGGGAGCCCGCGACCCATCGGTGATGGAATACAACGGTCTGTACTACATGGCTTATTGTTCAAAACAGAGCATAGTGGCCCGTATTTCGGCAGACTTGCTAAAATGGAGTGAACCAATCACCATATTTGAATTGCCCGAGGGTGAGACAGGTGGGCCTGAATCTCCAACCATTCATTACTATAAGGGAAGTTTTTACCTGCTTTTCTGTCGTTGGAATGCGAAACTAACTACTTGGACATACCAGGATAAAAGTTTCGTTTATCATTCCGATAACCCACTCAATTTCAGAAACAGGCAACCAGTTGCCGAAATACAGGGACATGCTCCCGAGCTTTTTAAGGACGAAGATGGCGATTGGTGGATATCGAGTGCTGAACGACCCTTTCGGGGCGTGAGCATTGCTCCTGTGAAATGGGTGCAATTAAAAACAAAAAAATAG
- a CDS encoding LacI family DNA-binding transcriptional regulator: protein MKKHQITIIDIARQLNISKSTVSRVLTGHPRVSEKTRDAVLKLANELDYQRNMLAINLMSSQSHTIGIIVPEFVTSFFPMVIMGAQEVASKAGYNVLISQSNESYETEVANAKVMLDNRVDGVLVSLTRETRNYDHLKVFQRKGIPIVFFNRVCDDMQVPKVVVDDYEGAYKAVEHLILTGRKRIAHLGGPTSLHVSKKRLEGYKDALRKYNQPIDQELILDYDLNLDKVKIYIKHLLDLPEPPDALFTINDPTAFEAMLFMKAKGVRIPEDIAVVGFSNNYGSTLIEPRLTTVAQPTHEIGQVAAQLLLDQINSDTSEWKPIYKVLKTELLVRGSS, encoded by the coding sequence ATGAAGAAGCACCAAATTACGATTATTGACATAGCACGGCAGTTGAATATTTCAAAATCAACGGTATCAAGAGTACTCACGGGGCATCCACGCGTGAGCGAAAAAACCAGAGATGCCGTGTTGAAATTGGCCAATGAACTCGACTACCAACGCAATATGTTGGCCATCAACCTCATGTCGAGCCAAAGCCATACGATTGGCATTATTGTACCCGAATTTGTCACGTCATTTTTTCCAATGGTCATCATGGGCGCGCAGGAAGTAGCCTCGAAAGCAGGGTATAATGTACTCATCAGTCAGTCAAACGAGAGTTACGAAACCGAAGTCGCCAATGCCAAAGTCATGCTTGACAATCGGGTGGATGGCGTATTGGTGTCTTTGACGCGGGAGACGCGGAATTATGACCACCTCAAGGTCTTTCAGCGCAAAGGAATCCCGATTGTGTTTTTCAATCGGGTGTGTGACGATATGCAAGTTCCGAAGGTGGTGGTGGACGATTACGAAGGGGCTTACAAAGCGGTTGAACACCTCATCCTGACGGGCAGAAAACGCATTGCGCACTTGGGCGGGCCTACATCGCTGCACGTCAGTAAGAAGCGTTTGGAAGGGTACAAAGATGCGTTACGAAAATACAATCAACCCATTGACCAAGAGTTGATTCTTGATTACGACCTTAACCTCGACAAAGTAAAAATATACATCAAGCATTTGCTCGACCTCCCCGAGCCACCCGATGCGCTTTTTACCATCAACGACCCCACGGCCTTTGAAGCTATGCTGTTTATGAAAGCAAAAGGGGTTCGCATTCCCGAAGACATTGCCGTTGTGGGTTTTAGCAATAACTATGGTTCTACCCTTATTGAACCCCGCCTCACTACCGTAGCACAACCCACCCACGAAATTGGGCAAGTAGCCGCGCAACTATTGTTAGACCAAATCAATTCAGACACCTCTGAGTGGAAGCCTATTTATAAGGTGTTGAAAACTGAGTTGTTGGTACGAGGGTCGAGTTAA
- a CDS encoding LacI family DNA-binding transcriptional regulator yields the protein MIKCAKCQQIDFVQKSGIVRGKQRYFCKACDYHFTLPEAVENRKNKPRHQVTIVDIANELGISKSTVSRALRGHTDIHEGTRKMILDLAQQLEYHPNPLANALLKSRTNIVGILVPEFRHYFFPTVIMGAQEILSKAGYNVMICHSDESYDTEVANVKALMNSRVDGLLVSVTTQTNNVDHFRAVLRKEVPLVFFNRVCPELDTPQVIVDDYAGAFQAVEHLVQQGYRRIAHLAGPVSLLVSRLRMQGYLDALQKHGLPVDNELIIHYDLTEEKARIYANYLLSLPQPPDAIFAINDPTAIEIMLVAKSRGVKIPQELGIVGFSNDPISAIIEPPLTTVEQPVWEMGRQAARILLEQMENPHIETYQLPTKLVVRGSSVNY from the coding sequence ATGATTAAATGCGCGAAATGCCAACAAATAGATTTTGTTCAAAAATCAGGGATTGTGCGGGGGAAGCAACGCTACTTTTGTAAGGCGTGCGATTATCATTTTACACTTCCCGAAGCCGTTGAAAATCGCAAAAATAAACCTCGGCACCAAGTCACGATTGTCGATATTGCCAATGAGTTAGGGATTTCAAAATCGACGGTGTCGCGGGCACTGCGGGGGCATACGGATATACACGAAGGAACGCGCAAAATGATTCTGGATTTGGCCCAACAATTGGAGTACCACCCTAATCCTTTGGCCAATGCACTTCTGAAAAGTCGAACAAACATCGTGGGCATTTTGGTACCTGAATTTCGGCATTATTTTTTTCCCACCGTCATCATGGGAGCGCAGGAAATTTTGTCCAAAGCAGGGTATAACGTGATGATTTGCCATTCGGATGAATCCTACGACACCGAGGTGGCCAATGTCAAAGCCCTGATGAACAGCCGCGTGGATGGTTTGCTGGTGTCGGTCACTACCCAAACCAACAACGTGGACCATTTTCGGGCAGTGCTGCGGAAAGAAGTGCCTTTGGTGTTTTTTAATCGGGTGTGTCCCGAACTAGACACGCCCCAAGTCATTGTGGATGATTATGCGGGGGCGTTTCAGGCAGTGGAGCATTTGGTACAACAAGGCTACCGACGCATTGCGCATTTGGCAGGCCCTGTGTCGTTGTTGGTCAGCCGATTACGGATGCAAGGGTACTTGGATGCCCTGCAAAAACACGGTCTGCCCGTGGACAATGAGTTGATTATTCACTACGACTTGACCGAAGAAAAAGCGCGGATTTATGCCAATTACCTACTTAGCCTTCCGCAGCCCCCCGATGCGATTTTTGCCATTAATGACCCTACGGCCATTGAAATTATGTTAGTGGCCAAAAGCCGAGGCGTTAAAATTCCGCAGGAACTAGGCATTGTCGGTTTTAGCAATGATCCCATTTCGGCCATCATTGAGCCACCTCTTACGACCGTCGAACAGCCCGTTTGGGAGATGGGACGACAAGCCGCGCGGATTTTGTTGGAACAAATGGAAAACCCTCACATCGAAACCTACCAGTTGCCTACGAAGTTGGTCGTGCGCGGGTCTTCTGTGAATTATTGA
- a CDS encoding glycoside hydrolase family protein, which produces MKLYLLLLSLMLGFIASVFGQSPKGYKKSHWGSTPQRDLSAMAQPIPSQNTFSDSLYNIWCGSVVKGKNGKFYMLYSRWPRDKGHEAWITHSEIALARADRPEGPYRHIKVVFPARGNQFWDGVCTHNPAVIAYKDKFYLYYMGSTGKSYVKPHTSYENPNWWEYRNNQRIGVAIADDPEGEWTRFAQPILDVSTDSTAHDALMVSNPAITVDEKGQFILVYKQVEKSGTIRGGKVRFGVAFANSPTGAFVKHSQPIFEAEKGSKEWMVAEDPYLWHQQGVNYAIVRDVVGKFTGESGALALMVSKNGFDWQPVVYPKVLSKTVFWENGKPLDDKLERPCLYLEKGVPKLLFGAMGINKRKHSMNVFVPLKYNRK; this is translated from the coding sequence ATGAAACTTTACCTGCTGCTGCTATCCCTGATGTTGGGATTTATAGCAAGCGTTTTTGGACAATCGCCCAAAGGGTACAAAAAGAGCCATTGGGGTTCAACACCGCAGAGGGATTTAAGTGCGATGGCGCAACCTATTCCTTCCCAAAACACTTTTAGCGATAGCCTCTACAACATTTGGTGTGGCTCCGTAGTCAAGGGGAAAAATGGGAAATTTTATATGTTATACAGCCGTTGGCCGCGTGACAAAGGCCACGAAGCTTGGATAACCCACTCCGAAATTGCCCTGGCTCGGGCAGACCGACCCGAAGGCCCTTATCGTCACATCAAAGTGGTTTTTCCTGCGCGGGGCAACCAATTTTGGGACGGTGTGTGTACCCACAACCCCGCCGTAATTGCCTATAAAGATAAATTTTATCTGTACTACATGGGTTCTACGGGCAAATCGTACGTAAAACCTCATACCTCTTACGAAAACCCTAATTGGTGGGAATACCGTAACAATCAGCGCATTGGCGTTGCCATAGCCGACGACCCCGAAGGCGAATGGACCCGATTTGCTCAACCCATCTTAGACGTAAGCACCGACTCTACCGCCCACGATGCACTCATGGTTTCAAACCCCGCCATCACGGTAGATGAGAAGGGGCAGTTTATTTTGGTTTATAAACAAGTCGAGAAAAGTGGGACTATCCGAGGCGGGAAAGTACGTTTTGGGGTAGCTTTCGCCAATTCTCCCACGGGCGCGTTTGTGAAGCATTCGCAGCCTATTTTTGAAGCCGAAAAAGGTAGTAAAGAATGGATGGTGGCCGAAGACCCCTATTTGTGGCATCAGCAGGGTGTGAACTACGCCATTGTACGGGACGTAGTGGGCAAATTTACGGGCGAAAGCGGGGCATTGGCCTTGATGGTTTCGAAGAATGGTTTCGATTGGCAACCTGTCGTCTACCCCAAAGTACTTTCAAAAACTGTTTTTTGGGAAAATGGAAAACCGCTCGACGACAAACTCGAACGCCCTTGCCTGTACCTGGAAAAAGGTGTTCCGAAACTGCTGTTTGGCGCGATGGGAATAAACAAACGCAAACATTCCATGAACGTATTTGTACCTCTAAAATACAATAGAAAGTAA